A window of Mycobacterium bourgelatii genomic DNA:
AGCGACACGACGCCGGTCGCAATGGCGACACCATATGGCGGTACAGCTGGATAAGAAAAATCAGCCCCCGCACTACTACGGCACCGGCGGACCGCACCGCACGCGTAGGGCTGGCCGTCGACAACGTCACCGGTCGGTACCCGCCGACTCGAACGCCCGTCGCAAACCGCCGCGCAACTGTTGCTCGAACCGCGCCGACGACACGTGCCGACTGCTCGGTAGCGCCCGGATCACCACCTGATCGCGCGGGTGCAAATCGTCCACCATCTGACGTGCAACGTGACGGAGCCGACGAGCCACTCGATGCCGCTCGA
This region includes:
- the rnpA gene encoding ribonuclease P protein component; this translates as MLSARNRMRRSTEFDATVKHGVRAVQRDIVVHVRRGGDDEPGEHPRVGLIISKRVGTAVERHRVARRLRHVARQMVDDLHPRDQVVIRALPSSRHVSSARFEQQLRGGLRRAFESAGTDR